In Janibacter alkaliphilus, the following proteins share a genomic window:
- a CDS encoding ABC transporter ATP-binding protein/permease — protein sequence MTTLTRDRTSPPATVPAARRVGWSRLRHPSTALALLTLVGFGLGQAIGAVLAGRVAEDPSARLVLLLGVCLVGGALLDTLGRVLWAGVVDRAEGRLREDLLDAALDQPLAALSATAVGEILDRVDDDTHDVGALARQQLWMALAAVATGIPTWIVASLTWWPAWILFPLVVALTLRLMRPLMDTIADRKVAEEVAWTDHAAALEEGVAGRDDVRTSLGQPFAVHRLARLSAEVHERFLGVVQVERSMLLRATMLLHGLLVAVAVVGLAVATSGGMSVASLVTLFLVTTSFVGIVGRVAEQLPDLQAGVGAIVRIRQLLAVAPEPTGGQPVPPGPVDLTFDRLDFGYDEGSFALRGIDLHVPAGQTLALVGRTGSGKSTLASLVSRAVEPEPGSVLLGGVDVRDLDLQALRRSVGVVTQRTEILGGTLAENVTLFAERPRAEIEAVIDQLGLTAWVAGLDHGLDTPLGPGGAALSAGEEQLVAFARLLLRDVQVVVLDEATARMDPVTEARVVAAAERLLRRRTGILVAHRLSTIARADLVAVLEEGRLVQAGPRTELAERPGPFRELLRAAASGDPDKQATSGASTAAGTAIGGSRRRVAPPQRPKTGDGPSLARGIWHALWVRPRWGVLSVGLFLGFAVTGAQGALTGFAWGHAVQAVRDGATAWPWLLGVVVAVLLGPVLLAAAILRYPRWWVEVLLRTRMSVLVGQTAPRRLHPSPAGEVVARAMDADRYARYADRWVDVVNGLIIVVITTVIAGSWLAGLVLLLVLIASAAASALGRPVAGRSAAAASARRADFGRALVSTLESARTVKLAGRTDALRRHLRGVDSGRVAAAVREHRVQAVLEGVPVVLVQLGAVAAWAALLAGWWGLATALLVAGAVTGFDWFGRVAGAVITEAPGTRAWQRTTSRMAGGADLMDLPEGVDLVTGDAPAPPEVARVPLQRLELRDLTAVHEDGTVGVEGVDLSLTRGELVLLLGPVGSGKSSLLRALAGLADHSGQILWNGREVEDAEIFLRPGQVAYVAQVPRVLSGSFADNVRLGHQRPFDSPVQVARLDPDVTTAGGPHALVGQRGVRLSGGQVQRLALARALATDAELILADDVSSALDASTENELWAGLRARSTTVVGATSKRAALAQADRVVVLDGGRVAASGPWRDLEADHGHLAG from the coding sequence ATGACCACCCTGACCCGCGACCGGACGAGCCCGCCGGCCACCGTCCCCGCCGCGCGCCGGGTCGGCTGGTCGCGGCTGCGCCACCCCAGCACCGCGCTGGCGCTGCTCACCCTCGTCGGCTTCGGCCTCGGCCAGGCGATCGGGGCGGTGCTCGCCGGACGGGTTGCCGAGGACCCCAGCGCCCGCCTGGTGCTGCTGCTCGGCGTCTGTCTCGTCGGCGGCGCCCTGCTGGACACCCTCGGCCGGGTGCTCTGGGCCGGGGTGGTCGACCGGGCCGAGGGGAGGCTGCGCGAAGACCTGCTCGACGCCGCCCTCGACCAGCCGCTGGCGGCGCTGTCGGCGACCGCCGTCGGCGAGATCCTCGACCGGGTCGACGACGACACCCACGACGTGGGCGCGCTGGCCCGCCAGCAGCTGTGGATGGCCCTGGCCGCGGTCGCCACCGGCATCCCCACCTGGATCGTGGCCTCCCTGACCTGGTGGCCCGCGTGGATCCTCTTCCCGCTCGTCGTCGCCCTCACCCTGCGGCTCATGCGGCCGCTGATGGACACCATCGCCGACCGCAAGGTCGCCGAGGAGGTCGCCTGGACCGACCACGCCGCCGCCCTGGAGGAAGGGGTCGCCGGCCGCGACGACGTCCGCACCAGTCTCGGCCAGCCCTTCGCCGTGCACCGCCTCGCCCGCCTCTCCGCGGAGGTGCACGAGCGCTTCCTCGGCGTCGTGCAGGTGGAGCGCTCGATGCTGCTGCGGGCCACCATGCTGCTGCACGGCCTGCTCGTCGCCGTGGCCGTCGTCGGCCTGGCCGTGGCGACCAGCGGCGGGATGTCGGTGGCCTCGCTGGTCACCCTCTTCCTCGTGACGACGAGCTTCGTCGGGATCGTCGGCCGGGTCGCCGAGCAGCTGCCGGACCTGCAGGCCGGGGTCGGCGCGATCGTGCGCATCCGCCAGCTGCTGGCCGTCGCGCCCGAGCCCACCGGCGGGCAGCCGGTCCCGCCCGGCCCGGTGGACCTCACCTTCGACCGGCTCGACTTCGGCTACGACGAAGGGAGCTTCGCCCTGCGCGGGATCGACCTGCACGTCCCCGCCGGGCAGACCCTGGCCCTCGTCGGCCGGACCGGCTCGGGCAAGTCCACCCTCGCCTCGCTCGTCTCCCGGGCCGTCGAGCCGGAGCCGGGCAGCGTGCTTCTCGGCGGCGTCGACGTCCGCGACCTCGATCTGCAGGCGCTGCGCCGATCGGTCGGCGTGGTCACCCAGCGCACCGAGATCCTCGGCGGCACCCTCGCCGAGAACGTCACCCTCTTCGCCGAGCGCCCCCGCGCCGAGATCGAGGCGGTCATCGACCAGCTCGGGCTCACCGCCTGGGTCGCCGGCCTCGACCACGGCCTCGACACGCCGCTGGGGCCCGGCGGCGCGGCCCTGTCGGCCGGCGAGGAGCAGCTCGTCGCCTTCGCCCGGCTGCTGCTGCGCGACGTGCAGGTGGTCGTGCTCGACGAGGCGACCGCCCGGATGGACCCGGTCACCGAGGCCCGGGTGGTGGCGGCCGCCGAGCGGCTGCTGCGCCGGCGCACCGGCATCCTCGTCGCCCACCGGCTCTCCACCATCGCCCGGGCCGACCTCGTCGCGGTCCTCGAGGAGGGGCGGCTGGTCCAGGCCGGTCCCCGGACCGAGCTGGCCGAGCGGCCCGGACCCTTCCGGGAGCTGCTGCGGGCCGCCGCCTCGGGCGACCCGGACAAGCAGGCGACCAGCGGTGCCTCGACCGCCGCGGGCACCGCGATCGGCGGCAGCCGGCGCCGGGTCGCGCCGCCGCAGCGTCCGAAGACCGGTGACGGGCCGTCGCTGGCCCGGGGCATCTGGCACGCCCTGTGGGTGCGGCCGCGCTGGGGGGTGCTCTCGGTCGGCCTCTTCCTCGGCTTCGCCGTCACCGGCGCCCAGGGCGCGCTGACCGGCTTCGCCTGGGGCCACGCCGTGCAGGCGGTCCGCGACGGCGCCACCGCCTGGCCCTGGCTGCTCGGCGTCGTGGTCGCCGTGCTGCTCGGCCCGGTGCTGCTGGCCGCGGCGATCCTGCGCTACCCGCGGTGGTGGGTCGAGGTGCTGCTGCGCACCCGGATGTCGGTGCTCGTCGGCCAGACCGCGCCCCGTCGGCTGCACCCCTCGCCGGCCGGTGAGGTCGTCGCCAGGGCGATGGACGCCGACCGCTACGCCCGCTACGCCGACCGGTGGGTCGACGTCGTCAACGGGCTGATCATCGTCGTCATCACCACGGTCATCGCCGGGTCCTGGCTGGCCGGGCTGGTGCTGCTGCTCGTGCTCATCGCCTCGGCCGCCGCCTCGGCGCTGGGCCGCCCCGTCGCCGGCCGCTCGGCGGCCGCCGCCTCGGCCCGCCGCGCCGACTTCGGCCGCGCCCTGGTCTCCACCCTCGAGAGCGCCCGCACGGTCAAGCTGGCCGGGCGCACCGACGCCCTGCGCCGGCACCTGCGCGGCGTGGACTCGGGCCGGGTCGCCGCGGCGGTGCGCGAGCACCGGGTGCAGGCGGTGCTCGAAGGGGTCCCCGTCGTCCTCGTCCAGCTCGGCGCCGTGGCCGCCTGGGCGGCGTTGCTGGCCGGCTGGTGGGGCCTGGCCACGGCGCTGCTCGTCGCCGGTGCGGTCACCGGCTTCGACTGGTTCGGGCGGGTGGCCGGGGCGGTCATCACCGAGGCGCCGGGCACCCGCGCGTGGCAGCGGACCACCAGCCGGATGGCCGGCGGGGCCGACCTCATGGACCTCCCAGAGGGCGTGGACCTGGTCACCGGGGACGCGCCGGCCCCGCCGGAGGTGGCCCGGGTGCCGCTGCAGCGGCTCGAGCTCCGCGACCTCACCGCGGTGCACGAGGACGGCACCGTCGGTGTCGAGGGCGTGGACCTCTCGCTCACCCGCGGCGAGCTGGTGCTGCTGCTCGGGCCGGTCGGCTCCGGCAAGTCCAGCCTGCTGCGGGCGCTGGCCGGGCTCGCCGACCACAGCGGTCAGATCCTGTGGAACGGCCGCGAGGTCGAGGACGCCGAGATCTTCCTGCGTCCCGGCCAGGTCGCCTACGTCGCCCAGGTGCCGCGGGTGCTCTCCGGCAGCTTCGCCGACAACGTCAGGCTGGGGCACCAGCGCCCCTTCGACAGCCCGGTCCAGGTCGCCCGCCTGGACCCGGACGTCACCACCGCCGGCGGCCCGCACGCGCTGGTCGGGCAGCGCGGGGTGCGCCTGTCCGGCGGGCAGGTGCAGCGCCTGGCGCTGGCCAGGGCGCTGGCCACCGACGCCGAGCTCATCCTCGCCGACGACGTCTCCAGCGCCCTGGACGCCAGCACCGAGAACGAGCTGTGGGCCGGCCTGCGGGCGCGCTCGACCACGGTTGTCGGGGCGACGTCGAAGCGGGCCGCGCTGGCCCAGGCGGACCGGGTGGTCGTCCTCGACGGCGGCCGGGTGGCCGCGAGCGGACCCTGGCGCGACCTCGAGGCCGACCACGGGCACCTCGCCGGCTGA